The following are encoded together in the Tistrella mobilis genome:
- a CDS encoding AMP-dependent synthetase/ligase has protein sequence MTMAIPTLTMPQMLREHARRQGDRLAIRQKDYGIWQPITWAGYFARARAFGLGLEVLGVGAGGHVGVLSENRAEWVIAQLGTGIIGAVTVGVYPTSPAGEVAYVLAHADVDVVVVEDQEQADKVLERRAELPRLRRIVVVDMRGLRGYDEPDLIPFDEVERLGAEHHAADPGRADALLDAQTLDDTALMIYTSGSTGKPKGAVITYRNITHVVPGLVARLHLDGEASSLSYLPLCHVAEQAMTNFAPLYLGSRISFGESLRTVQSDLREVAPSFFMGVPRIWEKLHAAIHIKMAETGGWRKALFDRAVRDCTPLAWKPRRDWTMAQRLRFGLWYLLVFRALQNFIGLRRAHVAITGAAPISPEILRFFRTIGVPLVEAYGQTETSGVAIGQAPEDARPGMVGTAVEGVEVKLDPATGEILVRGGSVFAGYYKNEAATRDTIRDGWLHTGDVGEEVDGHIRIVDRIKDIMITAGGKNLSPTEIENAAKSSPYVKECVVIGDRRKYVAALIQIDYDTVARWAEEQGIAYTTFRSLAENPKVRALIEAEIARANAGLAPVSQIRRFHLLTKELDHDDDEVTATMKIRRSNVYRKYTDVIEGLYA, from the coding sequence ATGACCATGGCGATTCCGACCCTGACCATGCCCCAGATGCTGCGCGAGCATGCCCGCCGGCAGGGCGACCGGCTCGCGATCCGCCAGAAGGATTACGGCATCTGGCAGCCGATCACCTGGGCCGGCTATTTCGCGCGCGCCCGCGCCTTCGGCCTGGGGCTGGAGGTGCTGGGGGTGGGCGCCGGCGGCCATGTCGGCGTGCTGTCCGAAAACCGCGCCGAATGGGTGATCGCCCAGCTGGGCACCGGCATCATCGGTGCGGTCACCGTCGGCGTCTATCCGACCAGCCCGGCGGGGGAGGTGGCCTATGTGCTCGCCCATGCCGATGTCGACGTGGTGGTGGTCGAAGATCAGGAACAGGCCGACAAGGTGCTGGAACGGCGGGCGGAGCTGCCGCGACTGCGCCGGATCGTGGTCGTCGACATGCGCGGCCTGCGCGGCTATGACGAGCCCGACCTGATCCCCTTCGACGAGGTGGAACGGCTGGGCGCCGAACACCATGCCGCCGATCCCGGCCGGGCCGATGCGCTGCTCGATGCCCAGACGCTCGATGACACCGCGCTCATGATCTACACCTCGGGCTCGACCGGAAAGCCCAAAGGTGCCGTGATCACCTATCGCAACATCACCCATGTCGTGCCCGGGCTGGTCGCGCGGCTGCATCTGGACGGCGAGGCCTCCAGCCTCAGCTATCTGCCGCTCTGCCATGTCGCCGAACAGGCGATGACCAATTTCGCACCGCTCTATCTGGGCAGCCGGATCTCGTTCGGCGAAAGCCTGCGCACGGTGCAGTCGGATCTGCGCGAGGTGGCGCCCAGCTTCTTCATGGGCGTGCCGCGGATCTGGGAAAAGCTGCACGCCGCGATCCATATCAAGATGGCCGAGACCGGCGGCTGGCGGAAGGCGCTGTTCGACCGGGCGGTCCGCGATTGCACGCCGCTTGCCTGGAAGCCGCGCCGCGACTGGACGATGGCCCAGCGGCTGCGCTTCGGGCTCTGGTATCTGCTGGTGTTCCGGGCGCTGCAGAACTTCATCGGCCTGCGCCGGGCGCATGTCGCCATCACCGGCGCGGCCCCGATCTCGCCTGAGATCCTGCGCTTCTTCCGCACCATCGGCGTGCCGCTGGTCGAGGCCTATGGCCAGACCGAGACCTCGGGCGTGGCCATCGGTCAGGCGCCCGAGGATGCGCGCCCTGGCATGGTCGGCACCGCCGTCGAGGGGGTGGAGGTAAAGCTCGACCCCGCCACCGGCGAAATCCTGGTGCGGGGCGGCTCGGTCTTTGCCGGCTATTACAAGAACGAGGCCGCGACCCGCGACACCATCCGCGACGGCTGGCTGCACACCGGCGATGTCGGGGAAGAGGTCGACGGCCATATCCGCATCGTCGACCGGATCAAGGACATCATGATCACCGCCGGCGGCAAGAATCTGTCGCCGACCGAGATCGAGAACGCTGCCAAATCCAGCCCCTATGTCAAGGAATGCGTGGTGATCGGCGACCGGCGCAAATACGTCGCCGCCCTGATCCAGATCGATTACGACACCGTCGCGCGCTGGGCGGAAGAGCAGGGCATCGCCTATACCACCTTCCGCTCGCTAGCCGAAAACCCCAAGGTCCGGGCCCTGATCGAGGCCGAAATCGCCCGCGCCAATGCCGGCCTCGCCCCGGTGTCGCAGATCCGTCGCTTCCATCTGCTGACCAAGGAACTGGACCATGACGACGACGAAGTGACGGCGACCATGAAGATCCGGCGCAGCAATGTGTACAGGAAGTACACGGATGTCATCGAAGGGCTTTATGCCTGA
- a CDS encoding ABC transporter ATP-binding protein translates to MTSASPDPLLDIENIEVVYNHTVQVLRGLSIRVAPGAIVALLGANGAGKSTTLKTVSGLIRLENGGLTAGHVRFRGREAWGREPDRLVHDGLFHVMEGRRVFEDLTVEENLIAATYARSAGSVGSTDDALAMVYGYFPRLKERRKGLAGYLSGGEQQMLAIGRALVAEPQLIMLDEPSLGLAPMVVEEIFSIVLRINRERGAAVLLVEQNAAIALAVADYAYIMESGRVVIDGTPAQLAANQDVQEFYLGHGGEDGGGRSFRDIKHYKRRKRWLS, encoded by the coding sequence ATGACGTCAGCCTCTCCCGATCCTCTGCTCGATATCGAGAACATAGAGGTCGTCTACAATCACACGGTGCAGGTGCTGCGCGGGCTGTCGATCCGCGTCGCCCCCGGCGCGATCGTGGCCCTGCTCGGCGCCAATGGCGCCGGCAAATCCACCACGCTCAAGACCGTGTCCGGCCTGATCCGGCTGGAGAATGGCGGGCTGACCGCCGGCCATGTCCGCTTCCGCGGCCGCGAGGCCTGGGGGCGGGAACCCGACCGGCTGGTCCATGACGGGCTGTTCCATGTGATGGAAGGCCGCCGGGTCTTCGAGGATCTGACGGTCGAAGAGAACCTGATCGCCGCGACCTATGCCCGCAGCGCCGGCAGTGTCGGGTCCACCGACGACGCGCTGGCCATGGTCTACGGCTATTTCCCGCGGCTGAAAGAGCGGCGCAAGGGGCTGGCCGGCTATCTGTCGGGCGGGGAGCAGCAGATGCTGGCCATCGGCCGGGCGCTGGTGGCGGAGCCGCAGCTGATCATGCTCGACGAGCCGTCGCTGGGCCTCGCCCCCATGGTGGTGGAAGAGATCTTCTCGATCGTGCTGCGCATCAACCGCGAGCGCGGGGCCGCGGTGCTGCTGGTGGAACAGAATGCCGCCATCGCGCTGGCGGTGGCGGATTATGCCTACATCATGGAAAGCGGCCGGGTGGTGATCGACGGTACGCCGGCCCAGCTTGCCGCCAATCAGGACGTGCAGGAATTCTATCTGGGCCATGGCGGCGAGGATGGCGGCGGCCGGTCCTTCCGCGACATCAAGCATTACAAGCGGCGCAAGCGGTGGCTGTCATGA